CTGCTGGAGGGGATACTCTCGGACGCGCTGACCTATAACATGGACCGCCGCGGCACCGACGGCTGGATATGGAAACGCGCGATCCCCTGCACAGTCGTCTCGCTTTTCGAGCGCGGCTGCGTCGAAAAGGGGCTTTCCTACCTCGAGGGCGGTCCGGCGTATAACGTCGTTTCGCCGCATATCGGCGGTCTTGCCGACACGGTCAACAGTCTGTATGCGATAAAGAAACTCGTTTTTGATGATAAGAAAGCAACGTTCGGCGGGCTTATGAGCGTCCTGCGCGAAAACTGGGAGGGCGCGGAGCCCCTGCGGCAGTACGCGCTGAACAAATACGCCTACTACGGCAACGACAGCGACGAAGTCGACCTGCTCTGCGTGCGTCTGCTCTCGGACTTCGCGGAGCTTTGCGCGTCGCTTGACGGCAGAAGCGGCTACAGCTTCCCCGGCGGCGTGAGCACCTTCGGGCGCCAGCTCGAGTGGTCGGAGCAGCGGCTCGCGTGCCCGAGCGGCAGAAGGCGCGGGGAAGTGCTCGCGGCGAACGCTTCGCCGACGCCGGGCAGCGACAGGGAGGGCGCGACGGCGATAATACGCTCCTACTGCAAGTGCCCGCTCGCGAAGCTCCCGGTCGGCGCGGCGCTCGATATAAAACTGCTGCCCTCTGTCACGAAGGGCGGCGAAGGGCTCGACGCGCTCGTTTCGCTTCTGCGCGGATTCGTGAAGTCGGGCGGGTTCTTTATGCAGCCCGACGTCGTCGACGCCGCGGTGCTGCGCGAGGCGCAGAGACGTCCGGAGGATTATACCGGGCTTTCCGTCCGCGTATCCGGCTGGAACGCGAGATTCGTGACCCTCAACAAAGAGTGGCAGGATATGGTGATAAGTCAGAATGAAAGCGGCAAATGAACCGACGGTCAGAGTAGCGGAAATACAGCGCTTTTGTATGCGCGACGGCCCCGGCGTGCGGACGACGGTCTTTCTGAAAGGCTGTCCGCTGCGGTGCGTCTGGTGCCACAATCCCGAAATGCAGCGGAGCGAAAAGGAGCTTCTATATTTCAAAAACAGGTGCGTCGGATGCCGCGCCTGCGCCGTGTGCGAAAACGGAGCACACGCCTTCGGCGCGGAGGGGCATACGCTCGACCGTCGCCGCTGCGTCGCGTGCGGCAGGTGCGCCGCGGAATGCCCGACGTCCGCGCTGCGCGTGTGCGGCTCGGATATGAGCATAGAGGAGATCGTCCGCGAGGTGAAAAAGGACGCCGCCTTCTACGGCGAAAAGGGAGGCGTGACGCTCTCCGGCGGAGAGCCGTTCGCGCAGTCCGGCACGCTTGAACTCGTGAAGCGGCTGAAGGCCGAGGGGCTGAACGTCGCGGTCGAGACCTGCGGTTACTTTGACGTTACCGCCGCGCTGCCTTACGTCGACCTGTTCCTGTGGGACGTGAAGGATACCGACGCCCGCAGGCACGAGCGATACACGGGGGCGTCGAACGAAGCGATACTGGCGCATCTTTACGCCGCCGACGCCGCCGGTGCGCGCATAAGACTGCGCTGCATACTCGTAGCCGGCGTCAACACGGATGCGGCGCATTACGGGCGCGTCGCGGAGATCGCCGCCGAGCTCCGCAGCTGCGAAGGCGCGGACGTCCTTCCGTATCACGCCTTCGGCGGCTCGAAGGCGGAGAGCGTCGGGATGCCGGATAACGGCAGCGCGTCTTTCGTTCCGACGGAGGAGCAGCTGAACGAAGCGAGAAGAGTGATATGCGGATAAAAACGCCCGCGCGGGCGGGCGATGACAGGAAGGGGAGCACACAATGCCGTCGAAAAAAGAAAACCTCGACCGCGCGCTCGCGATGCTGTGCGGGCTTGAGGACGTAACGTATAAGCAGATGATGGGCGAATATATGATCTACGTCGGCGGAAAGCTGATCGGCGGCGTTTACGACAACCGCCTGCTGCTAAAAGGTACGCCGGCCGCGGAACGCATCCTTGCGGAATCTGAATCAGGCGTGCGCCGCGCCGTCCCTTACGAGGGCGCGAAGGAGCAGCTCGACTTCTCCGGCGCCGGCGCGGAACTCGTCCGCCGCGCCGTTGAAGCGCTCGTGCGCGAGCTCCCCGGGCCGAAACGGAAGAAGTAGCGTCCCGCACGCGAATTACAGGTGAAATAAAAGCAAATAATTATAACAAAATGCAACGGAGGAATGGCACATGGCAAACAGAATAGTTCTCAACACGATCTCCTACCACGGACACGGCGCGATCGAAAACATCGTCCCCGAGCTGACCTCGAGAGGCTTCAAAAAAGCGTTCGTCACGTCCGACGCAGACCTGCTGAAGTTCGGCGTGACCGCGAAGGTGACCGACCTGCTCGAAAAGGCCGGCTTCGCCTACGCCGTTTACAGCGACATCAAGCCCAACCCCACGATAGAAAACGTCGTCGGCGGAGTCGAGGCGTTCAAGGCGTCCGGCGCGGACTGCATAATCGCCATCGGCGGCGGCTCGAGTATGGATACCGCCAAGGCGATCGGCGTCATCGTCGCCAACCCCGAGTTCGCGGACGTCCGTTCGCTCGAAGGCGTCGCGCCGACGAAGCGCCACGCCGTCTTCACCATCGCCGTCCCGACGACCGCCGGCACCGCCGCCGAGGTCACCATCAACTACGTCATCACCGACGTTGAGAAAAAGCGCAAGTTCGTCTGCGTCGACGTCAACGACATCCCCGAGATCGCCGTAGTCGATCCCGATATGATGGCGACTATGCCTAAGGGCCTGACCGCCGCGACCGGTATGGACGCGCTCACCCACGCCATCGAGGGCTACATCACGAAGGGACACTGCGCGATAAGCGACATGTTCCACCTCGAAGCGATCCGTCTGATATCCGCGAACCTCCGCGGCGCCGTCGCGAACACCCCCGAGGGCAGGGAAGGCATGGCGCTCGGCCAGTATATCGCCGGCATGGGCTTCTCGAACGTCGGACTCGGCATCGTTCACAGCATGGCGCACGGACTTTCCGCGCTTTACGACACGCCGCACGGCGTCGCCTGCGCGATCCTGCTGCCCGTCGGCCTTGAGTACAACAAGACCGTCAGCGGCGAGCGCTACCGCGCCATAGGCAGGGCGATGTGCGTCGAGGGCATCGACACGATGTGCGACGCGGAAGCGGCGGACGCGACTATCGCGGCGGTCCGCAAGCTCTCGCAGGACGTCGGCATCCCCGCGAACCTCCAGGGCATTCTGAAGGAGGAGGACGTCGCGTTCCTCTCCGAGTCCGCCTACGCGGACGCCTGCCGCCCCGGCAATCCGCGCGAAACCAGCGTCGCCGAGATCGCGGAGCTTTACAGAAGCCAGATGTAATTGAATTATCCGCCGAAAACCGCCGTCATTGACGGCGGTTTTCTTATTAAACTATTGATATTTAAGGCGTCTCATGATATAATATGCGATAATACTGAAGGAGGCGTAAAAAATGGGCGGACCGATATTTGATTATGACGACGGGGAATTCATCTTCGGCTCGGGCGATATGCGCTTTAATTCCGACGGCGATATGATGATGCGGATGGGGGACAATATGGCTATGGATATGGAGACCGGAGAGATACATATTACATCATCATGGGATGACGACGACGATTGACGGTTTCGGAAAGTGAATATAAAAAAGAGCAAGCCCCGCGCCTGCTCTTTTTTGTTGCATATTCGCCCTTCCGTCCGCATAGAATGCGGTATGAAGACGATGAAAACGACCAAACTGCTATCGATAATACCGACGCTGCTGCTGGCGCTGATCGCGCTGACCGCGGCGGCGAAAAACACGGGCGAGCCGATAATCGCGGAGCTGCTGCTGACGGCTGCTCCGCTTTCCGCGCCTTCGGACGAGCCGCGCGAGCCGTCGCCGGCGCAGGGCTACGAGGAGACCACGCTGCCGCCCGAGCCGCCCGCCGTGCAGACTGAGGCGATCGCGCCCGCGAACGCCGACGCCGGCTCCTACGAGCACGCCGTTCGCGAAATGAGCATCCTGCGCGGCACGAGCGAAAACGACTCCTCCAAGGTGCATTTTTCAAACCGCACGGATTATAATATAGACATAAACGACTTCGTCACCGCCGGCCCCGCCTTCAAGCTCGCGGAAACCGACGAGCCGCAGGTGCTTATCGTCCACACTCACGCGACGGAGGCGTACCTGCCCGCCGAAGCGCCCGGCGTCAACGGTTCCTCCGCGCGGCGCAGCACCTCGCCGGACGAAAACATGGTCGCGGTCGGCGAAAAGCTCATCGCCGCGCTCGAAGCGGGCGGCGTGAAGTGCCTTCACGACACCTCCTTCCACGACCACCCGGCGTATTCGCATTCCTACGACCGCGCCGCGAAAAGCATAAAGTCATACCTCGAGCAGTACCCGTCGATTAAGATCGTCGTCGACGTCCACCGCGACGCGATCTGGAAGGACGACGGCACGCGCGTCAAGCCGACCGTGCTCGTCGACGGCAAAAAGGCGGCGCAGATAATGATAATCAGCGGCACCGACAAGGGCGGACTGACCTTCGACACCTGGCGCGAAAACCTCGGCTTCGCCGCGGCGCTGCAGTACGCGGGCGACCGTATGTACCCCGGCCTGCTCCGTCCGCTTAACGTCGCCGCCGCGCGCTACAATATGCATTTCACCTCCGGCTCGCTGCTCTTCGAGGTCGGCAGCGACGTCAACACGCTCGACGAGGCGCTGTACTCCGCCGAGCTGATGGGCAAGGTGATGCTGGACGTTCTGAAAAAGTAAGGAGAGACCGAAACGAAAAGAAACGCAGCCGTGTTCCTCGCGGCGTTCGTCATATCCGCCGTCCTGCTCGGAGGCGCCGCCTGCGCGCTCTGTCTGAAGCAGGAGGCCGGCCTCGCGGAGAGCGTCGAGCAGACGCTCGGCGAAGCGGTGAAGGCGCTGGACTCCGCGCCCCGCATCGGCGAAAGCATGGACGAAAAAACCGCGGAGACCGTAGTCGCCGCGGCCGATATCATTCTCGATACGCTCCCGCCGCTGAAACGCCTTGCGCTTTCGGTGCTGCTGCGGGGCGTGTTTGCGCTGCCGGCGCCGTAGGCGCCTGAGGCGCAGGAACTCTATAAGCCTTCCCCTTGAGGGGAAGGTGGCTTGCCGACGTGAAACGACGGCAAGACGGATGAGGTGTCGCCGCGAAGCGGCGCCTGTCATCCTGAGCGAGCGAAGCGAGTCGAAGGATCTTGTCGGTAACGGACGTATAAAACAAAAAGCGTGCAGTCGAAAACGGATATGACCGTTCGCTTTCTACCGCACACTTTATTATTCAAGAATGCCTCGTCTTTAAGATCCTTCGGCTTCGCAGCCGTTGGCTGCTCCGCTCAGGATGACAGCGGCGAAGCCGCATTCCGTCGGTTGCCGGCTGCGTGATTTCGCGGGCGATCAAGATCGCCCCTACGGCGCACCGCTCGACCTGTCTGCGCCGCGAAGCTATACCGCCTTTGCCTTCTCCTCGAGGAAGGGGAGCACGCGGTCGAAGGGCTTGTCGAGCACAAACGACGCCTCCTCGCGCAGCAGCTTCTCGGCGTCCTTCAAAAAGCGCTCGTCGCCGACGTGGAGCTTCTTGCCGATGTCGAACTGCCTGTCGCGGTGTACGCGTATCGCCTTTATCAGCGCGAGGGCGGTCTCGCGGTCGTTATCCGCAAGCGCGGCGGCGCAGCGTGCCTTGCGCTCGTCCTCGTCCTCGATCCAGAGCGGCTCGATGGAGGGGAACTTCTTCGCGAGCGTCTTGATTCCGGCTT
This region of Clostridia bacterium genomic DNA includes:
- a CDS encoding glycyl-radical enzyme activating protein, with product MKAANEPTVRVAEIQRFCMRDGPGVRTTVFLKGCPLRCVWCHNPEMQRSEKELLYFKNRCVGCRACAVCENGAHAFGAEGHTLDRRRCVACGRCAAECPTSALRVCGSDMSIEEIVREVKKDAAFYGEKGGVTLSGGEPFAQSGTLELVKRLKAEGLNVAVETCGYFDVTAALPYVDLFLWDVKDTDARRHERYTGASNEAILAHLYAADAAGARIRLRCILVAGVNTDAAHYGRVAEIAAELRSCEGADVLPYHAFGGSKAESVGMPDNGSASFVPTEEQLNEARRVICG
- a CDS encoding TfoX/Sxy family protein, giving the protein MPSKKENLDRALAMLCGLEDVTYKQMMGEYMIYVGGKLIGGVYDNRLLLKGTPAAERILAESESGVRRAVPYEGAKEQLDFSGAGAELVRRAVEALVRELPGPKRKK
- the fucO gene encoding lactaldehyde reductase, with the translated sequence MANRIVLNTISYHGHGAIENIVPELTSRGFKKAFVTSDADLLKFGVTAKVTDLLEKAGFAYAVYSDIKPNPTIENVVGGVEAFKASGADCIIAIGGGSSMDTAKAIGVIVANPEFADVRSLEGVAPTKRHAVFTIAVPTTAGTAAEVTINYVITDVEKKRKFVCVDVNDIPEIAVVDPDMMATMPKGLTAATGMDALTHAIEGYITKGHCAISDMFHLEAIRLISANLRGAVANTPEGREGMALGQYIAGMGFSNVGLGIVHSMAHGLSALYDTPHGVACAILLPVGLEYNKTVSGERYRAIGRAMCVEGIDTMCDAEAADATIAAVRKLSQDVGIPANLQGILKEEDVAFLSESAYADACRPGNPRETSVAEIAELYRSQM
- a CDS encoding stage II sporulation protein P; the encoded protein is MKTMKTTKLLSIIPTLLLALIALTAAAKNTGEPIIAELLLTAAPLSAPSDEPREPSPAQGYEETTLPPEPPAVQTEAIAPANADAGSYEHAVREMSILRGTSENDSSKVHFSNRTDYNIDINDFVTAGPAFKLAETDEPQVLIVHTHATEAYLPAEAPGVNGSSARRSTSPDENMVAVGEKLIAALEAGGVKCLHDTSFHDHPAYSHSYDRAAKSIKSYLEQYPSIKIVVDVHRDAIWKDDGTRVKPTVLVDGKKAAQIMIISGTDKGGLTFDTWRENLGFAAALQYAGDRMYPGLLRPLNVAAARYNMHFTSGSLLFEVGSDVNTLDEALYSAELMGKVMLDVLKK
- a CDS encoding CarD family transcriptional regulator, whose protein sequence is MFSRGETVIYGVNGVCRIDGITQMDITGEKKDYYVLKPVFNGRSTLFVPTDNEKLVGRMRPLITEAGIKTLAKKFPSIEPLWIEDEDERKARCAAALADNDRETALALIKAIRVHRDRQFDIGKKLHVGDERFLKDAEKLLREEASFVLDKPFDRVLPFLEEKAKAV